From a region of the Actinomadura luzonensis genome:
- a CDS encoding long-chain-fatty-acid--CoA ligase yields the protein MNLADRLHIAAGRLGGRAVLTLDGAGLTYAALEELSARLAGLLRLRGIGPGDRVAVMLPNVPEFGVVYYGVLRAGAVVVPLDPLLKRREIAAYLADCGARLLVAWHAFAETAEAGTAGTGADCFFVVPGELPRLLRAVPPERGPARAGGGDTAVIHYTSGTTGRPKGIELTHANLAGNAEAVARMHALGVDDVVLGALPLYHTYGQTCSLNASVHAGARLTLLPRFEAGRALEVIRRDGVTVFQGVPAMYIALLDHPGVSDLSMLRVCTSGGAALPLDVLRAYETRFGCRIVEGYGLSETSPVAAANRGGPGRRPGSIGRPIRDVEMKIVDEDGRELPRGEIGEIVVRGPNVMKGYWNDPAATAEAVRDGWFHTGDLGRVDEDGFFFLVDRRRDVIIRGGYTVYPREVEEVLYEHPAVRQAAVVGVPHAELGEEVGAVVAVRTPVSCEELRAFVRERVAAYKYPRHITFAAELPTSPTGKILKRELGHLTAALRR from the coding sequence ATGAACCTCGCTGACCGGCTCCACATCGCCGCCGGGCGGCTCGGCGGCCGGGCGGTCCTCACGCTGGACGGGGCAGGGCTCACCTACGCGGCGCTGGAGGAGCTGAGCGCCCGCCTGGCCGGGCTGCTGCGGCTGCGCGGGATCGGCCCCGGCGACCGCGTCGCCGTCATGCTGCCGAACGTGCCGGAGTTCGGCGTCGTCTACTACGGGGTGCTGCGCGCCGGGGCCGTGGTGGTGCCGCTGGACCCGCTGCTGAAGCGCCGTGAGATCGCCGCGTACCTGGCCGACTGCGGGGCGCGGCTGCTGGTCGCCTGGCACGCCTTCGCCGAGACCGCCGAGGCGGGCACGGCGGGCACCGGGGCCGACTGCTTCTTCGTGGTGCCGGGCGAGCTGCCCCGGCTGCTGCGGGCCGTCCCGCCGGAGCGCGGGCCGGCCCGCGCCGGGGGCGGCGACACCGCCGTGATCCACTACACCTCGGGCACCACCGGCCGGCCCAAGGGCATCGAGCTGACCCACGCCAACCTGGCCGGCAACGCCGAGGCGGTGGCCCGCATGCACGCGCTCGGCGTGGACGACGTGGTGCTCGGCGCGCTGCCGCTCTACCACACCTACGGCCAGACCTGCTCGCTCAACGCGAGCGTGCACGCGGGCGCGCGGCTCACGCTGCTGCCGCGCTTCGAGGCGGGCCGGGCGCTGGAGGTGATCAGGCGCGACGGGGTGACGGTGTTCCAGGGCGTGCCGGCCATGTACATCGCGCTGCTGGACCACCCGGGGGTGTCCGACCTGTCCATGCTGCGGGTGTGCACCTCGGGCGGGGCGGCGCTGCCGCTGGACGTGCTGCGCGCGTACGAGACCCGCTTCGGCTGCCGCATCGTCGAGGGCTACGGCCTGAGCGAGACCTCACCCGTGGCCGCCGCCAACCGGGGCGGGCCCGGCCGCCGTCCCGGCTCGATCGGCCGCCCGATCAGGGACGTCGAGATGAAGATCGTCGACGAGGACGGCCGCGAGCTGCCGCGCGGCGAGATCGGCGAGATCGTGGTGCGCGGCCCCAACGTCATGAAGGGCTACTGGAACGACCCGGCGGCGACGGCCGAGGCGGTCAGGGACGGCTGGTTCCACACCGGCGACCTCGGCCGGGTGGACGAGGACGGCTTCTTCTTCCTGGTGGACCGCCGCCGCGACGTGATCATCCGCGGCGGCTACACCGTCTACCCGCGCGAGGTCGAGGAGGTCCTGTACGAGCATCCGGCGGTGCGGCAGGCGGCCGTGGTGGGCGTGCCGCACGCGGAGCTGGGCGAGGAGGTCGGGGCCGTGGTGGCGGTGCGGACGCCGGTGAGCTGCGAGGAGCTGCGCGCCTTCGTGCGCGAGCGGGTGGCGGCCTACAAGTACCCGCGGCACATCACGTTCGCCGCCGAGCTGCCGACGAGCCCTACCGGCAAGATCCTCAAGCGCGAGCTGGGTCACCTCACGGCGGCCCTGCGCCGGTAG
- the narI gene encoding respiratory nitrate reductase subunit gamma, with the protein MNVALWVVVPYVALTVFVVGHVWRWRVDQFGWTTRTTQVLESRLLRLGSPLFHLGAFAAIGGHVLGLLVPKSWTAAVGVDEHLYHLVSVSAGTVAGLMVVAGLGLLLARRLTVPRVRRTTTRADQVLFAVLTVTILLGLTATVGKNLLGGGYDYRETIAVWFRGVLTFRPDPALMADVPLVFQLHALSAWALAAIWPFTRLVHVWSAPIAYLWRPYVVYRRRAAVR; encoded by the coding sequence GTGAACGTCGCGCTGTGGGTGGTCGTCCCCTACGTCGCCCTGACCGTGTTCGTCGTCGGCCACGTCTGGCGCTGGCGGGTCGACCAGTTCGGCTGGACGACCAGGACCACGCAGGTGCTGGAGAGCCGGCTGCTGCGGCTCGGCTCCCCGCTGTTCCACCTGGGCGCGTTCGCGGCCATCGGCGGCCACGTGCTCGGCCTGCTGGTCCCCAAGAGCTGGACGGCGGCCGTCGGCGTGGACGAGCACCTCTACCACCTGGTGTCGGTCAGCGCCGGGACCGTGGCGGGGCTCATGGTGGTGGCGGGCCTGGGGCTCCTGCTGGCCCGCCGCCTCACCGTCCCCCGGGTGCGGCGCACCACCACCCGCGCCGACCAGGTGCTGTTCGCGGTGCTGACCGTGACGATCCTGCTCGGCCTGACGGCGACCGTCGGCAAGAACCTGCTCGGCGGCGGCTACGACTACCGCGAGACGATCGCCGTCTGGTTCCGGGGCGTCCTCACCTTCCGTCCCGACCCCGCGCTGATGGCGGACGTGCCGCTGGTGTTCCAGCTCCACGCGCTGTCGGCGTGGGCGCTGGCGGCGATCTGGCCGTTCACCCGGCTCGTGCACGTGTGGTCGGCGCCGATCGCCTACCTGTGGCGGCCGTACGTCGTCTACCGGCGCAGGGCCGCCGTGAGGTGA
- the narJ gene encoding nitrate reductase molybdenum cofactor assembly chaperone, with the protein MRLPRRERPAALTAPADRAALFRLVSLLLQYPDPELLAARDELCRAAGELPASPARDALAAFTAWYRECEPMPLARSYVETFDLRRRSSLYLTYYLHGDTRRRGMALLTLKQRYRAAGLTPPDGELPDFLPVVCEFAALAGPGAGEAPLRQHHKGLELIRTALRDARSPYGLVLDALCAELPELSAAERAAVAGLALAGPPAEDVGLAPYGPPLTELEIRS; encoded by the coding sequence ATGAGGCTGCCGCGCAGGGAGCGGCCGGCCGCGCTCACCGCGCCCGCGGACCGGGCGGCGCTGTTCCGGCTGGTCTCGCTGCTCCTCCAGTACCCCGACCCCGAGCTGCTGGCCGCCCGCGACGAGCTGTGCCGGGCCGCCGGGGAGCTGCCCGCCTCGCCCGCCCGCGACGCGCTCGCCGCCTTCACCGCCTGGTACCGCGAGTGCGAGCCGATGCCGCTGGCCCGCTCCTACGTCGAGACGTTCGACCTGCGCCGCAGGTCCAGCCTCTACCTCACCTACTACCTGCACGGCGACACCCGCCGCCGCGGCATGGCCCTGCTCACCCTCAAGCAGCGCTACCGGGCGGCCGGCCTCACCCCGCCCGACGGCGAGCTGCCCGACTTCCTGCCCGTGGTGTGCGAGTTCGCCGCGCTGGCCGGTCCCGGCGCGGGGGAGGCGCCGCTGCGCCAGCACCACAAGGGCCTGGAGCTGATCCGCACCGCGCTCCGCGACGCCCGCTCGCCGTACGGGCTGGTCCTCGACGCGCTCTGCGCCGAGCTGCCGGAGCTGTCGGCCGCCGAGCGGGCCGCCGTCGCGGGCCTCGCCCTCGCCGGGCCGCCCGCCGAGGACGTCGGCCTGGCTCCCTACGGCCCGCCCCTGACCGAACTGGAGATCCGCTCGTGA
- the narH gene encoding nitrate reductase subunit beta, with product MRVLAQVAMVMNLDKCIGCHTCSVTCKQTWTNREGVEYVWFNNVETKPGVGYPRRYEDQERWHGGWQVDRRGRLKLRAGGRVRRLVSLFANPDLPDLDDYYEPVTYDYDSLINAPAGPHVPVIRPKSAITGEDTAITWGANWEDDLGGAPEHAPADPNLAAMAEKVRLEFDRTFMFHLPRICEHCLNPACVAACPSGAMYKREEDGIVLVDQDRCRGWRMCVSSCPYKKVYVNHRTGKAEKCTFCFPRIEAGQPTVCAETCVGRLRYLGLVLYDADAVLGAASVADPRELLEAQRRVFLDPDDPEVVAAARASGISDDWIEAARRSPVHRLAMRYGVALPLHPEYRTMPMVWYIPPLSPVLDAVTGVGADADDPDNVFHAITDLRIPLEYLASLFTAGDTEVVAGVLMKLSAMRAYMRARSLDGTVSADLLAASGMTAADMEDMYRLLAVAKYDERYVVPPAHREDAAALAAQADGCSLDGDGGPGMGGFHPTGLTGRRSDGRLGLKLFAGKGGTA from the coding sequence ATGCGGGTCCTCGCCCAGGTGGCCATGGTGATGAACCTGGACAAGTGCATCGGCTGCCACACCTGCTCCGTCACGTGCAAGCAGACCTGGACGAACCGGGAGGGCGTCGAGTACGTCTGGTTCAACAACGTCGAGACCAAGCCCGGCGTCGGCTACCCCAGACGCTACGAGGACCAGGAGCGCTGGCACGGCGGCTGGCAGGTGGACCGGCGCGGCCGGCTCAAGCTGCGCGCCGGCGGCCGGGTGCGCCGGCTGGTCAGCCTGTTCGCCAACCCCGACCTGCCGGACCTCGACGACTACTACGAGCCGGTCACCTACGACTACGACAGCCTGATCAACGCCCCCGCCGGGCCGCACGTCCCCGTCATCCGCCCCAAGTCGGCCATCACCGGCGAGGACACCGCGATCACCTGGGGCGCGAACTGGGAGGACGACCTCGGCGGCGCCCCCGAGCACGCGCCCGCCGACCCCAACCTGGCGGCCATGGCCGAGAAGGTGCGCCTGGAGTTCGACCGCACGTTCATGTTCCACCTGCCGCGCATCTGCGAGCACTGCCTCAACCCGGCGTGCGTGGCCGCCTGCCCGTCCGGCGCCATGTACAAGCGGGAGGAGGACGGCATCGTCCTGGTGGACCAGGACCGCTGCCGCGGCTGGCGCATGTGCGTCTCGTCGTGCCCGTACAAGAAGGTGTACGTCAACCACAGGACCGGCAAGGCGGAGAAGTGCACCTTCTGCTTCCCGCGCATCGAGGCCGGGCAGCCCACCGTGTGCGCCGAGACCTGCGTCGGCCGGCTCCGCTACCTCGGGCTCGTCCTCTACGACGCCGACGCCGTGCTCGGCGCGGCGAGCGTGGCCGACCCGCGCGAGCTGCTGGAGGCCCAGCGGCGGGTCTTCCTCGACCCCGACGACCCGGAGGTGGTCGCCGCCGCGCGGGCGAGCGGCATCAGCGACGACTGGATCGAGGCCGCCCGGCGCTCGCCGGTCCACCGCCTGGCCATGCGGTACGGGGTGGCGCTGCCGCTGCACCCGGAGTACCGGACGATGCCGATGGTCTGGTACATCCCGCCGCTGTCGCCCGTGCTCGACGCCGTGACCGGCGTCGGGGCCGACGCCGACGACCCGGACAACGTCTTCCACGCCATCACCGACCTGCGCATCCCGCTGGAGTACCTGGCGAGCCTGTTCACGGCCGGGGACACCGAGGTCGTCGCGGGGGTGCTGATGAAGCTGTCGGCGATGCGGGCGTACATGCGGGCCCGCAGCCTCGACGGCACCGTCTCGGCGGATCTGCTGGCCGCGTCCGGGATGACGGCGGCCGACATGGAGGACATGTACCGCCTGCTCGCCGTCGCCAAGTACGACGAGCGCTACGTCGTGCCGCCCGCCCACCGCGAGGACGCCGCCGCCCTGGCCGCCCAGGCGGACGGCTGCAGCCTGGACGGCGACGGCGGCCCCGGCATGGGCGGGTTCCACCCGACCGGCCTGACCGGCCGCCGCTCCGACGGCCGCCTCGGCCTGAAGCTCTTCGCGGGAAAGGGAGGGACGGCATGA